One stretch of Eupeodes corollae chromosome 2, idEupCoro1.1, whole genome shotgun sequence DNA includes these proteins:
- the LOC129947912 gene encoding rho GTPase-activating protein 190 isoform X2 has translation MWQHAGSSKESKVNKFAMKQINVSVVGLSGNEKEKGQSGVGKSCLCNRFIRPMTDDYFIDHISVLSQSDFSGRIVNNDHFLYWGEVKKTTDEGTEYNFNVVEQTEFIDDATFQPFKVGKMEPYYKRCTTTKVASAEKLMYVCKSQLGIEKEYEQKVLPDGRLTIDGFVVVFDVSPVPNRSLEKQVEFVHNILMNLLKTKKPIVLVTTKNDDASEAYIREAEKVCQRKEYKGAIQLVETSSHESINIDTAFILLAQLIDKTKNRTKITTYAEAARTRKELLDTRTEAVAKLIRNQITDYHTLWSHGSKMLAQHREWNEFLDLFGQEAGQRIFRRHMKKLRDDHLNKRLQQYMDGFVGALQDIIPDIGTFNIETDEDWNSVRNYIRNHVEFDQYFFDCQRAPWTDLSDVSDIEDEARIPFDILDTPEAETVFKNHLNALQQEQKRLEWKKQFKKLLEETGYVTPGKQLAEVRVLFMGRECFEALSEHDCQQIYDNHQRELIDKAKHNFLELLLEHADLFQHFKNIEPSGTITQDDIKEITEVLQDDLRYKLLDRLDQDRKVMLFQHLGFIHCPIREHCPAFPNCMDCMIERILSLKKTSTLTSNKWKSPSTESILNLLIMGSEHLASDLLNDIRISSGSEGEYIYDSQTYYLNYRIVNGDMESFKSIDFQSSGLICVYSNQQSFETLKDNLERSLLCNLELEDKFENLPIVLVYQPHDLKENEIDYLRAEGLRLAEMLHCEFIDTMNFYRHRQTPHQKYVYEILNNLIISLRLSDIKCDDSYQPDHPDLRIIICMFCGDLYSPESILAPLVSESTSSVTQDRSILVDTFLGDCKRRVEFIISSYHGANQYRDELIHGFILFYSTKRKSSLANLNAFTMNIPNMPIQIIAITENGGANAFFNNDLCQLLITEGNSIADRYRANFMTSSAGQPLKFAIYTPFLKKVWDRKPEIESLHMEEPVTLDSGEGTLEHSMHHLPQPPPRHESYMLKNTAGTDGSGSENYEHLPTRSLNSLNGEKDISMDDTYDDDKDEKARLLHQGFQIYPPPTTPPEPAPPDHHMAPSSIMRQFKGNLVSASQSSLDEITSDVSGSKDSLTTHDSGWLDDQLFISRDAEKHDVRGSVRRNTIWNNFSGSNHHAFTTGRRQNESSFANKIRPKGPSQTLKQPGKLNLKNFQLVSDAVARMNVSSDTNLAEGDNKNVLNLNNKSSIFDHAPLAAPEDDSDEMAEYAQIKNAYGDEGNNDQIYNLPYDLTPSKSSKSRHRRDKEQKYSESDSDSSSSGQRKARDGYYKMNRKQQTHKRTRKKRVPIPVQPPKVPPFGTFVSPPEIPMHYQKMKTLEKVKHMHTDVQEEESSVDVSSPRDNNSPIFGMVSKTGENDKLLDMKIKPKNWKEEEKLEKRRLKEEQAKLRKQQDKEKEQEKKMKRKSKQNSKLSSGAIENLETALSSLPEFMQSDKNNIPIFLHKCIQFIEQEGLDSEGIYRVPGNRAHVDLLFQKFEEDSNVDIESLDIPVNAVATALKDFFSKRFPPLFDKEVMAELEEIAGSRNMSSAKLSMEVKTDRSCRLISLRNLLNKLPVVNFAILKFIFQHFVRVSENSKLNSMDSKNLAICWWPTLIPIEFTDMGHFEQLRPYLEDIVQTMIDQFPYLYCGKEAFVMV, from the exons GTAAACAAATTTGCGATGAAGCAAATTAACGTGAGTGTGGTGGGTCTATCTGGCAATGAAAAAGAGAAAGGTCAGAGTGGCGTAGGGAAATCATGCCTATGCAATCGTTTCATACGCCCAATGACTGATGATTATTTCATCGATCACATATCTGTTTTGAGTcag TCGGATTTTAGCGGACGAATAGTAAACAACGACCATTTCCTCTATTGGGGGGAAGTTAAGAAAACCACAGACGAAGGCACCGAGTACAATTTCAATGTAGTGGAGCAAACTGAGTTCATTGATGATGCGACATTCCAACCGTTTAAAGTAGGCAAAATGGAACCATACTACAAGCGTTGTACTACAACCAAAGTAGCGTCAGCTGAAAAGCTAATGTACGTATGCAAGAGTCAGTTAGGAATTGAAAAAGAATACGAGCAAAAAGTTTTGCCAGATGGACGCCTTACTATCGATGGCTTTGTTGTGGTTTTCGATGTGAGCCCAGTTCCAAATCGATCACTTGAAAAACAAGTCGAATTTGTTCATAACATACTAATGAACCTGCTTAAGACAAAGAAGCCAATAGTATTAGTTACGACCAAAAATGACGATGCGAGTGAAGCTTATATCCGCGAAGCGGAGAAAGTTTGCCAGCGAAAGGAATATAAAGGTGCGATTCAACTAGTTGAAACATCGTCTCATGAGTCAATTAACATCGACACGGCTTTTATACTACTGGCACAGCTAATTGATAAGACTAAAAATCGTACGAAAATAACAACTTATGCGGAAGCGGCTCGGACACGCAAAGAACTTCTAGATACTAGAACCGAAGCTGTGGCTAAGCTGATCCGAAATCAAATAACCGATTATCACACACTATGGTCGCATGGCTCAAAGATGCTCGCACAACATCGAGAGTGGAATgaatttttagatttgtttggTCAAGAAGCGGGCCAAAGGATATTTCGAAGGCACATGAAAAAACTACGCGATGACCATTTGAACAAGCGACTTCAACAATATATGGATGGATTTGTTGGTGCCCTACAAGATATTATTCCGGACATAGGGACATTTAATATTGAAACTGACGAAGACTGGAATTCTGTTAGAAACTACATACGAAATCATGTAGAATTTGATCAATATTTCTTTGATTGTCAACGTGCGCCGTGGACAGATTTAAGTGACGTTAGTGACATCGAGGATGAAGCAAGAATTCCGTTTGATATTTTGGATACTCCTGAAGCCGAAactgttttcaaaaatcatttaaatgcgTTGCAACAGGAACAAAAGAGATTAGA GTGGAAGAAGCAGTTTAAAAAGCTCCTAGAAGAGACTGGCTACGTAACCCCGGGCAAGCAACTAGCTGAAGTTCGTGTGCTTTTTATGGGACGTGAATGCTTTGAAGCATTATCCGAACATGATTGCCAACAAATTTACGATAATCATCAGCGGGAGCTAATTGACAAAGCCAAGCACAATTTTTTGGAGTTATTACTAGAACATGCAGATCTgttccaacattttaaaaatatagagcCATCCGGTACGATTACTCAAGatgatattaaagaaattacTGAAGTATTACAAGATGATTTAAG ATATAAGCTATTGGATCGTCTAGATCAGGATAGGAAAGTAATGCTGTTCCAACATCTTGGCTTTATTCATTGTCCAATCAGGGAACATTGTCCAGCATTTCCAAATTGCATGGATTGCATGATTGAACGAATattaagcttaaagaaaacaaGTACTCTCACATCAAACAAATGGAAATCTCCATCCACCGAAAGTATTTTAAATCTGCTGATTATGGGATCAGAGCATTTAGCTAGTGATTTACTAAATGATATTAGAATAAGTTCTGGCAGTGAAGGCGAATATATTTATGATAGTCAGACTTATTATCTCAACTATAGAATTGTAAATGGAGACATGGAATCGTTTAAGTCAATTGATTTTCAATCTAGTG gtttaaTTTGTGTTTACTCTAACCAACAATCTTTTGAAACACTGAAAGATAACCTAGAACGCAGTTTGCTTTGCAATTTGGAATTGGaagataaatttgaaaatctacCAATCGTGCTAGTTTATCAACCGCACGACTTGAAAGAAAACGAAATTGACTACTTACGCGCTGAAGGATTACGTTTAGCAGAAATGTTGCACTGTGAATTTATCGACACAATGAATTTTTACCGCCACCGCCAAACACCTCATCAGAAATATGTCTACGAAATACTGAACAATTTGATCATAAGTTTAcgtttatcagatatcaaatgTGATGATTCATATCAGCCAGATCATCCAGACTTGAGAATTAtcatttgtatgttttgtgGTGATCTTTATTCTCCAGAAAGCATTCTAGCTCCTTTAGTGTCAGAATCTACATCGAGTGTTACTCAGGATCGGAGTATTTTAGTAGACACCTTCCTGGGCGATTGCAAGAGACGAGTTGAGTTCATAATTTCTTCTTATCATGGGGCAAACCAATATCGTGATGAATTGATACACGGATTCATTTTGTTCTATTCAACTAAAAGAAAGTCATCTTTagcaaatttaaa TGCTTTCACAATGAACATTCCAAACATGCCAATACAAATAATAGCGATTACCGAAAATGGAGGTGCTAATGCGTTTTTCAATAACGATTTATGTCAGCTATTAATAACAGAAGGGAACTCGATCGCTGATCGATACCGTGCCAATTTTATGACATCCTCAGCTGGACAACCATTGAAAt tTGCAATTTATACACCGTTCTTGAAAAAAGTATGGGATCGTAAACCAGAAATTGAAAGTCTACACATGGAAGAACCAGTGACTTTGGATTCCGGAGAGGGCACATTGGAACATTCCATGCATCATTTGCCACAGCCTCCTCCAAGACACGAAAGCTATATGCTGAAAAATACAGCGGGTACTGATGGTTCTGGGAGTGAAAATTATGAACATCTTCCAACTAGATCATTGAATTCATTAAATG GTGAAAAAGATATATCCATGGATGATACATATGATGATGATAAGGATGAGAAAGCTAGACTTTTACATCAAG GATTCCAGATTTATCCACCACCAACAACGCCCCCAGAGCCTGCACCTCCAGATCACCACATGGCTCCCTCATCGATAATGCGTCAATTCAAGGGGAATTTAGTTTCAGCATCTCAGTCCAGTTTAGACGAGATAACAT CGGATGTGAGCGGTTCGAAGGATTCATTGACAACTCATGATtcag GTTGGCTGGACGATCAACTTTTTATAAGTCGAGATGCCGAAAAGCACGATGTTCGTGGAAGTGTTAGGAGGAACACGATCTGGAATAACTTCAGTGGGTCAAATCATCATGCTTTTACTACAGGACGTAGGCAAAACGAATCcagttttgcaaataaaataaggCCAAAAGGACCTAGTCAGACTCTGAag CAACCTGGAAAATTAAATCTGAAGAACTTCCAACTAGTGAGTGATGCAGTTGCCCGGATGAATGTGAGCAGTGATACCAATTTAGCAGAAGGTGATaacaaaaacgttttaaatttaaataataaatcgtCAATATTTGATCATGCTCCCCTTGCGGCTCCCGAAGATGATTCCGATGAGATGGCAGAATACGCACAAATCAAAAACGCATACGGGGATGAAGGTAACAATGATCAAATATACAACTTGCCATATGATTTGACACCAAGCAAATCGAGCAAATCTAGACACCGTCGGGATAAAGAACAaa AGTATTCGGAGTCGGATAGCGACTCGAGTTCATCAGGACAAAGAAAAGCTAGAGACGGTTACTATAAGATGAACCGCAAACAACAGACACACAAACGTACTAGGAAAAAGCGCGTTCCCATCCCCGTACAGCCTCCAAAAGTGCCTCCTTTTGGAACATTTGTGAGTCCCCCTGAAATTCCGATGCattatcaaaaaatgaaaactcttgaaaaag TTAAACACATGCATACCGATGTTCAAGAAGAGGAATCAAGTGTAGATGTGTCGTCTCCACGAGATAATAATTCGCCCATA tTTGGGATGGTCTCAAAAACCGGAGAGAATGATAAACTGCttgatatgaaaataaaaccaaaaaattggaAAGAAGAGGAAAAACTAGAGAAACGCCGTCTTAAAGAAGAGCAAGCTAAATTGCGGAAGCAACAAgacaaagaaaaagaacaagaaaagaaaatgaaacggAAGTCTAAACAAAATAGCAAGTTGTCATCTGGTGCGATTGAGAATCTTGAAACCGCTCTATCGTCACTGCCAGAATTTATGCAATcggataaaaataatattccaaTATTCTTACATAAATGTATACAATTTATTGAGCAGGAAGGTTTGGATTCCGAGGGTATATATCGTGTTCCTGGAAATCGTGCTCATGTGGACTTGCTGTTTCAGAAGTTTGAAGAAG ATTCGAATGTTGACATTGAATCGTTGGATATACCAGTTAATGCCGTGGCAACGGCGTTAAAAGACTTTTTCTCAAAGCGTTTTCCGCCACTTTTCGACAAAGAAGTTATGGCTGAATTGGAAGAAATTGCtg ggTCGCGAAATATGTCCTCGGCTAAATTAAGCATGGAAGTAAAAACAGACCGTAGCTGCCGTTTGATATCTCTTAGAAATCTGCTCAACAAATTACCGGTTGTTAATTTTGCcatattaaagtttatttttcaacattttgttcg
- the LOC129947912 gene encoding rho GTPase-activating protein 190 isoform X9, translating to MWQHAGSSKESKVNKFAMKQINVSVVGLSGNEKEKGQSGVGKSCLCNRFIRPMTDDYFIDHISVLSQSDFSGRIVNNDHFLYWGEVKKTTDEGTEYNFNVVEQTEFIDDATFQPFKVGKMEPYYKRCTTTKVASAEKLMYVCKSQLGIEKEYEQKVLPDGRLTIDGFVVVFDVSPVPNRSLEKQVEFVHNILMNLLKTKKPIVLVTTKNDDASEAYIREAEKVCQRKEYKGAIQLVETSSHESINIDTAFILLAQLIDKTKNRTKITTYAEAARTRKELLDTRTEAVAKLIRNQITDYHTLWSHGSKMLAQHREWNEFLDLFGQEAGQRIFRRHMKKLRDDHLNKRLQQYMDGFVGALQDIIPDIGTFNIETDEDWNSVRNYIRNHVEFDQYFFDCQRAPWTDLSDVSDIEDEARIPFDILDTPEAETVFKNHLNALQQEQKRLEWKKQFKKLLEETGYVTPGKQLAEVRVLFMGRECFEALSEHDCQQIYDNHQRELIDKAKHNFLELLLEHADLFQHFKNIEPSGTITQDDIKEITEVLQDDLRYKLLDRLDQDRKVMLFQHLGFIHCPIREHCPAFPNCMDCMIERILSLKKTSTLTSNKWKSPSTESILNLLIMGSEHLASDLLNDIRISSGSEGEYIYDSQTYYLNYRIVNGDMESFKSIDFQSSGLICVYSNQQSFETLKDNLERSLLCNLELEDKFENLPIVLVYQPHDLKENEIDYLRAEGLRLAEMLHCEFIDTMNFYRHRQTPHQKYVYEILNNLIISLRLSDIKCDDSYQPDHPDLRIIICMFCGDLYSPESILAPLVSESTSSVTQDRSILVDTFLGDCKRRVEFIISSYHGANQYRDELIHGFILFYSTKRKSSLANLNAFTMNIPNMPIQIIAITENGGANAFFNNDLCQLLITEGNSIADRYRANFMTSSAGQPLKFAIYTPFLKKVWDRKPEIESLHMEEPVTLDSGEGTLEHSMHHLPQPPPRHESYMLKNTAGTDGSGSENYEHLPTRSLNSLNGEKDISMDDTYDDDKDEKARLLHQGWLDDQLFISRDAEKHDVRGSVRRNTIWNNFSGSNHHAFTTGRRQNESSFANKIRPKGPSQTLKQPGKLNLKNFQLVSDAVARMNVSSDTNLAEGDNKNVLNLNNKSSIFDHAPLAAPEDDSDEMAEYAQIKNAYGDEGNNDQIYNLPYDLTPSKSSKSRHRRDKEQKYSESDSDSSSSGQRKARDGYYKMNRKQQTHKRTRKKRVPIPVQPPKVPPFGTFVSPPEIPMHYQKMKTLEKVKHMHTDVQEEESSVDVSSPRDNNSPIFGMVSKTGENDKLLDMKIKPKNWKEEEKLEKRRLKEEQAKLRKQQDKEKEQEKKMKRKSKQNSKLSSGAIENLETALSSLPEFMQSDKNNIPIFLHKCIQFIEQEGLDSEGIYRVPGNRAHVDLLFQKFEEDSNVDIESLDIPVNAVATALKDFFSKRFPPLFDKEVMAELEEIAGTPNVKPETETVGSRNMSSAKLSMEVKTDRSCRLISLRNLLNKLPVVNFAILKFIFQHFVRVSENSKLNSMDSKNLAICWWPTLIPIEFTDMGHFEQLRPYLEDIVQTMIDQFPYLYCGKEAFVMV from the exons GTAAACAAATTTGCGATGAAGCAAATTAACGTGAGTGTGGTGGGTCTATCTGGCAATGAAAAAGAGAAAGGTCAGAGTGGCGTAGGGAAATCATGCCTATGCAATCGTTTCATACGCCCAATGACTGATGATTATTTCATCGATCACATATCTGTTTTGAGTcag TCGGATTTTAGCGGACGAATAGTAAACAACGACCATTTCCTCTATTGGGGGGAAGTTAAGAAAACCACAGACGAAGGCACCGAGTACAATTTCAATGTAGTGGAGCAAACTGAGTTCATTGATGATGCGACATTCCAACCGTTTAAAGTAGGCAAAATGGAACCATACTACAAGCGTTGTACTACAACCAAAGTAGCGTCAGCTGAAAAGCTAATGTACGTATGCAAGAGTCAGTTAGGAATTGAAAAAGAATACGAGCAAAAAGTTTTGCCAGATGGACGCCTTACTATCGATGGCTTTGTTGTGGTTTTCGATGTGAGCCCAGTTCCAAATCGATCACTTGAAAAACAAGTCGAATTTGTTCATAACATACTAATGAACCTGCTTAAGACAAAGAAGCCAATAGTATTAGTTACGACCAAAAATGACGATGCGAGTGAAGCTTATATCCGCGAAGCGGAGAAAGTTTGCCAGCGAAAGGAATATAAAGGTGCGATTCAACTAGTTGAAACATCGTCTCATGAGTCAATTAACATCGACACGGCTTTTATACTACTGGCACAGCTAATTGATAAGACTAAAAATCGTACGAAAATAACAACTTATGCGGAAGCGGCTCGGACACGCAAAGAACTTCTAGATACTAGAACCGAAGCTGTGGCTAAGCTGATCCGAAATCAAATAACCGATTATCACACACTATGGTCGCATGGCTCAAAGATGCTCGCACAACATCGAGAGTGGAATgaatttttagatttgtttggTCAAGAAGCGGGCCAAAGGATATTTCGAAGGCACATGAAAAAACTACGCGATGACCATTTGAACAAGCGACTTCAACAATATATGGATGGATTTGTTGGTGCCCTACAAGATATTATTCCGGACATAGGGACATTTAATATTGAAACTGACGAAGACTGGAATTCTGTTAGAAACTACATACGAAATCATGTAGAATTTGATCAATATTTCTTTGATTGTCAACGTGCGCCGTGGACAGATTTAAGTGACGTTAGTGACATCGAGGATGAAGCAAGAATTCCGTTTGATATTTTGGATACTCCTGAAGCCGAAactgttttcaaaaatcatttaaatgcgTTGCAACAGGAACAAAAGAGATTAGA GTGGAAGAAGCAGTTTAAAAAGCTCCTAGAAGAGACTGGCTACGTAACCCCGGGCAAGCAACTAGCTGAAGTTCGTGTGCTTTTTATGGGACGTGAATGCTTTGAAGCATTATCCGAACATGATTGCCAACAAATTTACGATAATCATCAGCGGGAGCTAATTGACAAAGCCAAGCACAATTTTTTGGAGTTATTACTAGAACATGCAGATCTgttccaacattttaaaaatatagagcCATCCGGTACGATTACTCAAGatgatattaaagaaattacTGAAGTATTACAAGATGATTTAAG ATATAAGCTATTGGATCGTCTAGATCAGGATAGGAAAGTAATGCTGTTCCAACATCTTGGCTTTATTCATTGTCCAATCAGGGAACATTGTCCAGCATTTCCAAATTGCATGGATTGCATGATTGAACGAATattaagcttaaagaaaacaaGTACTCTCACATCAAACAAATGGAAATCTCCATCCACCGAAAGTATTTTAAATCTGCTGATTATGGGATCAGAGCATTTAGCTAGTGATTTACTAAATGATATTAGAATAAGTTCTGGCAGTGAAGGCGAATATATTTATGATAGTCAGACTTATTATCTCAACTATAGAATTGTAAATGGAGACATGGAATCGTTTAAGTCAATTGATTTTCAATCTAGTG gtttaaTTTGTGTTTACTCTAACCAACAATCTTTTGAAACACTGAAAGATAACCTAGAACGCAGTTTGCTTTGCAATTTGGAATTGGaagataaatttgaaaatctacCAATCGTGCTAGTTTATCAACCGCACGACTTGAAAGAAAACGAAATTGACTACTTACGCGCTGAAGGATTACGTTTAGCAGAAATGTTGCACTGTGAATTTATCGACACAATGAATTTTTACCGCCACCGCCAAACACCTCATCAGAAATATGTCTACGAAATACTGAACAATTTGATCATAAGTTTAcgtttatcagatatcaaatgTGATGATTCATATCAGCCAGATCATCCAGACTTGAGAATTAtcatttgtatgttttgtgGTGATCTTTATTCTCCAGAAAGCATTCTAGCTCCTTTAGTGTCAGAATCTACATCGAGTGTTACTCAGGATCGGAGTATTTTAGTAGACACCTTCCTGGGCGATTGCAAGAGACGAGTTGAGTTCATAATTTCTTCTTATCATGGGGCAAACCAATATCGTGATGAATTGATACACGGATTCATTTTGTTCTATTCAACTAAAAGAAAGTCATCTTTagcaaatttaaa TGCTTTCACAATGAACATTCCAAACATGCCAATACAAATAATAGCGATTACCGAAAATGGAGGTGCTAATGCGTTTTTCAATAACGATTTATGTCAGCTATTAATAACAGAAGGGAACTCGATCGCTGATCGATACCGTGCCAATTTTATGACATCCTCAGCTGGACAACCATTGAAAt tTGCAATTTATACACCGTTCTTGAAAAAAGTATGGGATCGTAAACCAGAAATTGAAAGTCTACACATGGAAGAACCAGTGACTTTGGATTCCGGAGAGGGCACATTGGAACATTCCATGCATCATTTGCCACAGCCTCCTCCAAGACACGAAAGCTATATGCTGAAAAATACAGCGGGTACTGATGGTTCTGGGAGTGAAAATTATGAACATCTTCCAACTAGATCATTGAATTCATTAAATG GTGAAAAAGATATATCCATGGATGATACATATGATGATGATAAGGATGAGAAAGCTAGACTTTTACATCAAG GTTGGCTGGACGATCAACTTTTTATAAGTCGAGATGCCGAAAAGCACGATGTTCGTGGAAGTGTTAGGAGGAACACGATCTGGAATAACTTCAGTGGGTCAAATCATCATGCTTTTACTACAGGACGTAGGCAAAACGAATCcagttttgcaaataaaataaggCCAAAAGGACCTAGTCAGACTCTGAag CAACCTGGAAAATTAAATCTGAAGAACTTCCAACTAGTGAGTGATGCAGTTGCCCGGATGAATGTGAGCAGTGATACCAATTTAGCAGAAGGTGATaacaaaaacgttttaaatttaaataataaatcgtCAATATTTGATCATGCTCCCCTTGCGGCTCCCGAAGATGATTCCGATGAGATGGCAGAATACGCACAAATCAAAAACGCATACGGGGATGAAGGTAACAATGATCAAATATACAACTTGCCATATGATTTGACACCAAGCAAATCGAGCAAATCTAGACACCGTCGGGATAAAGAACAaa AGTATTCGGAGTCGGATAGCGACTCGAGTTCATCAGGACAAAGAAAAGCTAGAGACGGTTACTATAAGATGAACCGCAAACAACAGACACACAAACGTACTAGGAAAAAGCGCGTTCCCATCCCCGTACAGCCTCCAAAAGTGCCTCCTTTTGGAACATTTGTGAGTCCCCCTGAAATTCCGATGCattatcaaaaaatgaaaactcttgaaaaag TTAAACACATGCATACCGATGTTCAAGAAGAGGAATCAAGTGTAGATGTGTCGTCTCCACGAGATAATAATTCGCCCATA tTTGGGATGGTCTCAAAAACCGGAGAGAATGATAAACTGCttgatatgaaaataaaaccaaaaaattggaAAGAAGAGGAAAAACTAGAGAAACGCCGTCTTAAAGAAGAGCAAGCTAAATTGCGGAAGCAACAAgacaaagaaaaagaacaagaaaagaaaatgaaacggAAGTCTAAACAAAATAGCAAGTTGTCATCTGGTGCGATTGAGAATCTTGAAACCGCTCTATCGTCACTGCCAGAATTTATGCAATcggataaaaataatattccaaTATTCTTACATAAATGTATACAATTTATTGAGCAGGAAGGTTTGGATTCCGAGGGTATATATCGTGTTCCTGGAAATCGTGCTCATGTGGACTTGCTGTTTCAGAAGTTTGAAGAAG ATTCGAATGTTGACATTGAATCGTTGGATATACCAGTTAATGCCGTGGCAACGGCGTTAAAAGACTTTTTCTCAAAGCGTTTTCCGCCACTTTTCGACAAAGAAGTTATGGCTGAATTGGAAGAAATTGCtg GTACACCCAATGTTAAACCAGAAACGGAAACTGTGG ggTCGCGAAATATGTCCTCGGCTAAATTAAGCATGGAAGTAAAAACAGACCGTAGCTGCCGTTTGATATCTCTTAGAAATCTGCTCAACAAATTACCGGTTGTTAATTTTGCcatattaaagtttatttttcaacattttgttcg